Below is a window of Anaerobacillus alkaliphilus DNA.
ATGGTAAAATTAGTTATACTAAGTTGTGTAGTTATTTTTAAAATTTACTTAGTTTTATTTATTATAAAGGAAAAATTAACTATAATAAATAAAGCGTTAACATTTAGAAAGAGGTGACATAATTATGAGCTTTAAGCGATTTTTATTAGGAGCAGGGATCGGTTTTGTTGTAGGTGCGGTCCTCAAAGATCAACTTACAAAGGAACTCATTTCACCTGAAAAAGCATTACGAGTTGTGAAGCAGAAACTAAATAAACAAGGCGTAGTCGAAGGATCTTGGATTCACATGATCCCAGAAAGTTATGAAAAAAATCTTTTAGATTATACGGTGTATCGTGGCGGTGTATCTTGTACGATTGAAGGAGATTTTTATCAATTTGATTTTATCGTTGATGGTCATACAGGTACCATTTTGGAGTTAACATCACAGGATTAGAGCTTGCAAATGCAAGCTCTTTTTTTTATATACATACAGATAGATTTATTGATAACAATACTAATAATACAATGTTTTTATGAGGTGGTTTTATGGAGTTAGATTTTATTTGGGAATCGATATTATTAGTTTTAGTAGGCTTTCTCTTTTTGAGGGTTTCTGGAAGAAAATCAATTGCACAGATGACTGTTACAACAACAGTTATCATGATTTCAATTGGTTCGATTATTGTTCAACCAATCATCGAGGATAGTGTAACGAAAACAATTATTTCAATTGGTATTTTTATTGGAGTTCTTATCATTGTTGAGTATTTGCAAGTTCATTTTAATGGCTTGGAAAAGTTATTTACAGGTAAAGCAAAAAGTGTTATTGAAAATGGCCAGATTAACTTAGAAAATTTACGTAAAATGCGTTTGACGATTGATAAGATAGAGATGCAACTACGACAAAACGGTGTTTCCAATATCTCAGATGTAAAAAACGCAACAATTGAAGCTAACGGACAGCTCGGCTATGAATTAATACCTGATGCAAGACCTTTAACTGTAAGGGAATTTAAGAAACTAATGGCGCATATGGTGCAACTTCAAAATCAAAGTCCAGATGTTGATGGTAATTTATTTTATGAGGTAATCAATAAAAAACATAAAATCCCTCATGACGAAAAATACAAGTAATAAAGGTCGGAGTCTAGCGCTCCCTTAATACTTGTATTTTTTTTTAAAGATTTGATAACAATTTTTAAACAATCAATTTGAAACCGATGTTTGGCGAGCGTCGTCTTATAATTAAAGGTAAATAAGAGAGGCGGGAACTTACTTGCAAGCGCATAAGGAAAATGTTAGTTGTGATCACAAGTTCAGTAGCATGGACAAGGATGATGCTATTGAGCAACTTATGACACAATACGGGGAAGAAATAAAACGTTTAATTTACACCTACACAAAGAATTGGGCCCAAGCTGATGACTTAACTCAAGATGTATTTGTTCAGATTTATATGAAGCTTGACCAATTTACAGGAAAATCAGCAATTCGTACTTGGATCTACTCGATTGCCATAAATAGATGTAAAGATTTTAAAAAAAGCTGGCATTTTAAAAACATGCAATTATTTGAAAAGGTTATCTCCTTTACAAAGGCGGACAATAGAACACCTGAGGTTGAAGCTATTCAAAAAGATGACGACAATTTTTTAATGGACAAAGTCATGTCACTACCAATTAAATACCGGGAAGTAATTCTCTTGTTTTATTATAAGGA
It encodes the following:
- a CDS encoding PepSY domain-containing protein, coding for MSFKRFLLGAGIGFVVGAVLKDQLTKELISPEKALRVVKQKLNKQGVVEGSWIHMIPESYEKNLLDYTVYRGGVSCTIEGDFYQFDFIVDGHTGTILELTSQD
- a CDS encoding DUF421 domain-containing protein produces the protein MELDFIWESILLVLVGFLFLRVSGRKSIAQMTVTTTVIMISIGSIIVQPIIEDSVTKTIISIGIFIGVLIIVEYLQVHFNGLEKLFTGKAKSVIENGQINLENLRKMRLTIDKIEMQLRQNGVSNISDVKNATIEANGQLGYELIPDARPLTVREFKKLMAHMVQLQNQSPDVDGNLFYEVINKKHKIPHDEKYK
- a CDS encoding sigma-70 family RNA polymerase sigma factor, whose translation is MQAHKENVSCDHKFSSMDKDDAIEQLMTQYGEEIKRLIYTYTKNWAQADDLTQDVFVQIYMKLDQFTGKSAIRTWIYSIAINRCKDFKKSWHFKNMQLFEKVISFTKADNRTPEVEAIQKDDDNFLMDKVMSLPIKYREVILLFYYKEFSVEEISVVTGINQGTVKTRLKRAREKLHTLYMGTRGETIE